Genomic DNA from Chelonia mydas isolate rCheMyd1 chromosome 6, rCheMyd1.pri.v2, whole genome shotgun sequence:
AAATTGGGGCAGCGTtaaggggaaaggaggggggctGTATTCACAGTGCAGCCTTGGGAATTTGGGGGGAAAGGGCTGGTTTTGGGGGGCTCCTGGTTCCAGTGCAGCCTCAGGGGAGCttggggggtggggcgtgggAGGGATTTGGGGCTCAAGGTAGGTTTGTTTCTAGTGCAGACTCAGAGAAATTCAGGGGTGCTTGGGGGACGttttggggggccggggggggtgtCGTGTTTCCTGAGCAGACGCAGGGGAAACGAGGAGGGCAGGGCAGGTTCGGGGGTGGGGGCATTGACAGTGCAAACTACGAGGActttgggggtgctgtggggtggtTTGGGGGGCTCAGCTTTCCAGTGCAGAGACAGGGGAATTTGGGGTTGCTGAGGCAAGAGACGGGGAGTCTCGTTTCCAGTGCAGGCTCAAAGGAAtttgggggtgcagtggggttcATTTTTCCAGTGCAAACTCAGGGGGTTTGGGGGGCCTCAGGGGGTGGCTGTATTCCCAGTGCAGACTcagggggtttgggggtgcagggaggttcgggggggggctAGGGGCGGCCGTGTTGCGGCACGGACTCGAGGGGTCCCTTTCGTTTCAGCTCCAGGACCCTTGGTCTTTTCCCCCCAGTTCAGCAGGCAATTCGGGGTGTGTCCCGCCGAGGCCGGCTGGCTCCGTCCccccctttctccttccttctgGCCACCCCCGAACCCCAAATCTGCCGCCAGCCGCCTTCATCTCTCGTCCTTCTTCGAAACTTTCGACGAATGCCAGGCCGTCGACCTGCGGGGGAACGAGCGTCCGAATGCAgcacggggggctgggggggagctgtggggagcagggtggggggctggctgtgggatgGGGTGAAGGTGCTGTGGGGCGCAGGCCTGTGGGGGGGCACCGGGGGGCGCTGTGGTGCGgacggtggcggggggggagcgcCGTGGGGCGCAGGCCGGTGGGAGGGgcgccgtggggcgggggggcgccgTGGGGCACAGGCCGGTGGGAGGGGCgccgtggggcggggggcgccGTGGGGCACAGGCCGGTGGGGTGGGcgccgtggggcggggggtgctgtGGTGCGGACGGTGGCGGGGGGGCGCCATAGGGCGCAGGCCGGTGGggggggcgccgtggggcggggggcgccGTGGGGCACAGGCCGGTGGGGTGGGcgccgtggggcggggggtgctgtGGTGTGGACGGTGGCGGGGGGGCGCCGTAGGGTGCaggccggtgggggggggggcgccgtggggcggggggcgccGTGGGGCGCAGGCCGGTGGGGGGACGccatggggcggggggcgctgtggggcgcaGGCCGGTGGGGGGGCGCCGTGGGGCACAGGCCGGTGGGGGGGGCGCCGTGGGGCGCAGGCCGGTGGGGGGGGCAccgtggggcggggggcgctCACCGGATGAAGGTTTTGAAGGCGGCCGAGTTGGGGTTGATGCACAGCGGGACCCGCGTCCCCTTCTGCTGATCCAGGATGAAGCTGTGAACCAGCTCTGCAAAAGAGGGGGGCAGCTCCAGATCTGGGGGGCCACAGGGGGGGAATTCactgggggggctggagaggaggtGTGGGGAACAGATCCAAACCGGGGGGGTcccttgtgggggtggagggtggctgTGGGAGCTAGAGGGAGTCTATGGGGGTTCATGCAAGGGGGGCTGGTGTTTGGGGGGGGTTTGGAGGGGTATTAGGGGTTTGGGGTCAcagcaggaggtcccaggggatGAGGGTCAGTTttaggggggctgtgggggcccCGGGGTAGGTCAGTGTGCGGGGTgatgggggacagcagggggcccAGGCAGGAAGGGTCAGTGTGTGGGGGTGAAGGGGGtccccagtgggggaggggcagcatgtGGGGGCGATGGGGGCCTGGCGGGGGAGGGTCAGTgtgggggggcaagggggggccCTGTGGGGGGGTCAGAGTGTGGGGACGGCGGGGGGGCAGCGGGTGCCCAgcgggggggcagtgtgggggcccGTTGGGGGGGCTCAGTGTGTGTGGGCGGTGGAGGGGCGGCGGGCGGCTTGTCAGCATGTGGGGGCGACGGGGGTCCCCAGTGGGGGACGGTCAGTGTGGGGGGGCAACTGGGGGCCTGGCGGGGGGGTCAGCATGTGaagcagggtgcagcagggggccggcggggggcagcGTGTGAGGGCGACAGGGGGGGCCTCAGGGGTCACCTTTGGCCTGCCAGACGGCGCGCAGGGCCCGCTCGTCGGCGTCGTCGAAGCGGGGGGCCatggggggcagagtgtggggcccggtggggggctgtgggggatgaCGGGGGGCGACAGGGGGCCGTGGAGGGCGACAGGGGGGCGATGGGGGCGCGGCGGGGCTCACCTTTGGCCTGCCAGACGGAGCGCAGGGCCCGCTCGTCGGCGTCGTCGAAGCGGGGGGCCgcggggggcagtgtgtggggccCGGCGGGGGGTGACGGGGGGGCGACGGGGGGTGGCGGGGCTCACCTTTGGCCTGCCAGACGGAGCGCAGGGCCCGCTCGTCGGCGTCGTCGAAGCGGGGGGCCGTGTGTGGGGCCTAGCGGGGGGCCGCGGGGGCCCGGCGGGGGGCCCGGTGGGGGGCAGCGTGTGGGGGCCGGCGGTGGGGCGACAGGGGGGCGACGGGGCTCACCTTTGGCCTGCCAGACGGAGCGCAGGGCCCGCTCATCGGCGTCATCGAAGCGGGGGGCCGCGGGGGGCAGCGTGTGGGGCCCggcggggagctgtggggggtgacGGGGGGCGACAGGGGACCGCGGGGGGGCGACGGGGGGGCGACGGGGGGCGGCGGGGCTCACCTTTGGCCTGCCAGACGGAGCGCAGGGCCCGCTCGTCGGCGTCGTCGAAGCAGGGGGCAGCGTGTGGGGCCcggcggggggctgtggggggtgatgGGGGGCGACAGGGGGCCGTGCAGGGCGACGGGGGGGCGACGGGGGGCGGCGGGGCTCACCTTTGGCCTGCCAGACGGCGCGCAGGGCCCGCTCGTCGGCGTCGTCGAAGCGGGGGGCCGCcggggggcagagtgtggggcccggcggggagctgtggggggtgacGGGGGGCGACAGGGGACCGCGGGGGGCGACGGGGGGGCGACGGGGGGCGGCGGGGCTCACCTTTGGCCTGCCAGACGGAGCGCAGGGCCCGCTCGTCGGCGTCGTCGAAGCGGGGGGCCGCGGGGGGCTCCAAATCGGGGGCGTAGACGCGCCCCGAGGCCAGGCGGGGGCAGCAGCGGCAGATGGTCGTGTGGAAGCGGAGTCGACCCTCCTGCAGGTACGGGTGGGCCAGCGCCTCCCGCGCCGAGATCCGCCGGGCCTGCCGAGAGCCAGCGTGGGACCCCGGCGTCCGGGGGGACCCCCAGCGCTCCCGGGGCCCCGGCGTCCGGGCGGGCCACCCCCAGCGCTCCTGGGGCCCCGGCGTCCGGGCAGGGAACCCCCAGCGCTCCTGGGGACCCCGGCGTCCGGGCGGGGAGCCCCCAGCGCTCCCGGGGCCCCGGCGTCCGGGCAGGGAACCCCCATTAATCCCAGGGACCCCGGAGTCCGGGAGGGGAACCCCCAGTGCTCCCAGGGACCCCGGCATCCGGGCGGGGAACCCCCAGCACTCCCAGGGACCCAGGCGTCTGGGTGGGCAACCCCCACTACTCCCAGGGACCCCAGCGTCCAGACAGGGAACCCCCAGCGCTCCTAGGGGCCCCGGCGTCCGGGGGGGGGCAACCCAGTGCTCCCAGGGACCCCGGCATCCGGGAGGGGGGTAATCCCAGCGCTCCCAGGGGCCCCGGCGTCCGGGCGGGCAACCCCCAGCTCTCCCGGGGACCCACGCATCCAGGCGGGGAACCCCCACTACTCCCAGGGACCCCAGCGTCCGGGCAGGGAACCCCCATTACTCCCAGGAGCCCCGGCGTCCTGGCAGGCAACCCCCAGCGCTCCCAGGGACCCCAGTGTCAGGGCGGGGAGCCCCCAGTGCTCCCCGGGACCCTGGCGTCCGGGCGACTCACGGGGTCGAAGACCAGCAGACGGCAGAGCAGGTGAACGGCCTCGTGGGTCGCCTCCCCCGACAGCAGGTGCAGCACGGACAGCGCGGGctggacggacggacggacggacgcgGAGCCTGAGTGgggctccccgcccagccccccgctTCGCACAGCCCCCCGTCCCAGTCCCCTGcttcccccgcccagccccccgcttcccacagccccccgtcccagccccctgcttcccccgcccagccccccgcttcccacagccccccgtcccagccccctgcttcccccgcccagccctctgcttcccacagccccccgtCCCAGTCCCCTGCTTCCCCCGCCCAGCGccccgcttcccacagccccccgtcccagccccctgcttcccccgcccagccctctgcttcccacagccccccgtcccagcccccagtttcccctgcccagccccctgcttcccacagcccccgtcccagccccccgcttcccccgcccagccccctgcttcccacagcccccgtcccagccccccgcatcccctgcccagcccccatcccagccccccatccctgccccaccccctgatcccagcccccccacatccccctcagCTCACCACCCTGAtcccagccccccacttcccacagcccccccataccttccccccagcccccatggcCCCCCGGGGTCTCACCGGTTTGTGGGCGCCCCGCAGCACGTGGGCCCGGGCCCCCTCGCAGGCCGAGCGCagggcgtggggaggggggggtgccgAGTAGGTCGGTGATCAGGTCcagctgcggggagggaggggagttattGGGGGGTGCGAGAGCCTCCCCCCATGCAACCCACCCCCCACTAGCCTCTCCCCCCgattcccttccccactccctcccttccccaatcccctccccacctctcccctccccccagatcccctccctcacctctccgctccccccaatcccctccccactccctcccctccaccacctctcccctccccccagatcccctcccccacctctcccctcccccaatcccctccccactccctcccctccccccagatcccctcctccacctctcccctccccccagatcccctcccccacctctcccctcccccaatcccctccccactcccttccctccccccagatcccctcccccacctctcccctccccccatccccttctcactccttcccctccccccagatcccctcctccacctctcccctccccccagatcccctccccccaatccccccacctgctggatggggctgggggcctGGAAGAGAACCCGCCGGCTCAGCAGCTCGGCGAAGATGCAGCCGACGGCCCAGAGGTCGACGGGGGCTCCGTAGTGGGGGGTGCCCATGAGGATCTCGGGGGCCCGGTAGTACTGGGTCACCACCTCCTGCGTCATGGGCTGCCCCTCGTCCGGCTCCTCCAGCCGCGCCAGCCCGAAGTCGCAGATCTGccgcggggaggggggtgagcccggacgcctgggtccccccGGGAACGCTGCGGGGAACCCaacccggacgcctgggttcccggcccatcccagtttctggGGAGCACTGCAGGGCCCCCTAGTGGAACAGGCCCAGACACCTGGGTCCCTTCCCGTCCCGGTCTCTGGCAGccgtcccggacgcctgggtcccttcTCCTGTCCCGGTGTCTGGGAGccgtcccggacgcctgggtcccttcCCCTGTCCCGGTGTCTGGCAGccgtcccggacgcctgggtcccttcCCCTGTCCTGGTCTCTGGGAGCCGTCCCGGAcgcctgcatcccttcccctgacCCGGTGTCTGGGAGCCGTCCCGGAcgcctgcatcccttcccctgacCCGGTGTCTGGGAGCCGTCCCGGACACCTGCGTCCCTTCCCCTGTCCCGGTCTCTGGGAGCCGTCCCGGACGCCTGCGTCCCTTCCCCTGTCCCGGTCTCTGGGAGCCGTCCCGGAcgcctgcatcccttcccctgacCCGGTGTCTGGGAGccgtcccggacgcctgggtcccttcCCCTGTCCTGGTCTCTGGGAGCCGTCCCGGACGCCTGCGTCCCTTCCCCTGTCCCGGTGCCTGGCAGccgtcccggacgcctgggtcccttcCCCTGTCCCGGTCTCTGGGAGCCGTCCCGGACGCCTGCGTCCCTTCCCCTGTCCCGGTGTCTGGGAGCCGTCCCGGACACCTGCGTCCCTTCCCCTGTCCCGGTCTCTGGGAGCCGTCCCGGAcgcctgcatcccttcccctgacCCGGTGTCTGGGAGCCGTCCCGGACACCTGCGTCCCTTCCCCTGTCCCGGTCTCTGGGAGCCGTCCCGGAcgcctgcatcccttcccctgacCCGGTGTCTGGGAGCCGTCCCGGACACCTGCGTCCCTTCCCCTGTCCCGGTCTCTGGGAGccgtcccggacgcctgggtcccttcCCCTGTCCTGGTCTCTGGGAGCCGTCCCGGAcgcctgcatcccttcccctgtcccagtGTCTGGCAGccgtcccggacgcctgggtcccatccccTGTCCCGGTCTCTGGGAGCCGTcctggacgcctgggtccctTCCCCTGTCCTGGTCTCTGGGAGCCGTCCCGGACGCCTGCGTCCCTTCCCCTGTCCCGGTGCCTGGCAGccgtcccggacgcctgggtcccttcCCCTGTCCCGGTCTCTGGGAGCCGTCCCGGACGCCTGCGTCCCTTCCCCTGTCCCGGTGTCTGGGAGCCGTCCCGGACACCTGCGTCCCTTCCCCTGTCCCGGTCTCTGGGAGCCGTCCCGGAcgcctgcatcccttcccctgacCCGGTGTCTGGGAGCCGTCCCGGACACCTGCGTCCCTTCCCCTGTCCCGGTCTCTGGGAGccgtcccggacgcctgggtcccttcCCCTGTCCTGGTCTCTGGGAGCCGTCCCGGAcgcctgcatcccttcccctgtcccagtGTCTGGCAGccgtcccggacgcctgggtcccatccccTGTCCCGGTCTCTGGGAGCCGTcctggacgcctgggtccctTCCCCTGTCCTGGTCTCTGGGAGCCGTCCCGGACGCCTGCGTCCCTTCCCCTGTCCCGGTGTCTGGCAGccgtcccggacgcctgggtcccttcCCCTGTCCCGGTCTCTGGGAGccgtcccggacgcctgggtcccatcccAGAGGCTGGGGGGCATCTCTCACCTTGAGGACGCAGTTGCTGTTCACCAGCAGGTTTCCTGGCTTGATGTCCCGATGGAGAACGCCGGCCGAGTGCAAATATTTCAgacctgcagggaggggggcagcgttgtggggggggggttggggaccCCTGAAATCTGCCCTTCTCCCTGCTCAGGGACCCCACCCAggttcccttcccccttcccccccagtgcCGAGATaagcgggggaggagggcaggagccGAGAAGGGGCCGGTGACAtatggggggaggcagggtggcccggtggggggcgggggggttggagtATACTGGGGATGGTGTATTGGGGTGGCTGAGGATGGATATCTGGGGGGCCCTGGGGATTGGGTGAGCCTGGGGGGGTGCTCAAGGGGCCTGGGGAGATTGGGAGGCTCTGGGGGTCCGTGGAGGGTCTAGAGGGTTTTTGGTGGGCCCAGGGAGGTTTGGGGGGCCCTAGGAGGTTTGGAGGGTCCTGGGGCACCCTGGGAGGTTGGGGGGGCCCTGGGGTGCCCTGGGAGGTTGGGGGTGCCCTGGGAGGTTTGGAGGGTCCTGGGGCACCCTGGGAGGTTGGGGGGGCCCTGGGGTGCCCTGGGAGGTTGGGGGTGCCCTGGGAGGTTTGGAGGGTCCTGGGGCACCCTGGGAGGTTGGGGGGGCCCTGGGGTGCCCTGGGAGGTTGGGGGGGCCCTGGAAGGTTTGGGGGGGCccagggaggtttggggggggcccggggaggtttgggggggcccTGGGTCTCACCGCGCAGGATCTGGTAGAGGAAGACCTTGATGTGCTCGGCGCTCAGCGGCTGGGGGGACACGATCACCTTGTGCAGGTCGCTCTGCATCAGCTCCGTGAGCACGTAGCTACCGCCCGGCGCGGGGTCAAGGGCGCAGCTCGGGgggcagagccccatggccctcCCGCTCCCATCCCCCcctggccccccagctccctgcccccagcctcccctctgtCAGCAGGTAGCTACAAGTTCTGCCCCCAATAACCCCCCTGGACCCCTAACCGCCCCCGGCACTTCCCACTGCTGCCAGTTACCCCCCAGGGCAACCCCCCACggttccccccagcccctccccacgcGGGCGGATACATCTCCTCGAAGCAGTCGatctgggggggctgcaggatATCCAGCGCTGACAGCACCTGAGGGGCACCGATGGGGGGGTGAGACAAAAGAGGGGAGCCCCCAGATACCcccacagggtcccagagccagccccatggCGTCCCTGGGACtggccagccagagcccccagccccatccctctgccccccactgcaaCCCCCAGCCCCACGGCATCCTCCATACAGCAACCCCCACTCCTCTGTCACAGCCCCACCCACTGACCcatagcccccagccccactgcaacCCCCAGCCCCACGGCATCCTCCATACAGTAAACTGGTAAATTATAGGGCTTCATAAACACCCCCCCTCaatccaacccacagccccccacaactgctacccctgccccatccctcctaAACCCTCACGCCTGCCATCCTGGTGCCCCCggcaaaccccccgccccccgcccccccctcacgTTCTCATGTTTGAAGGAACAGAGCATCTTGAGTTCCCGAAACACCCGTTTGCAGGAGACGAGATTCTGGAAAACATTCGGCATCTTCTTCAGCGCGACCCGCTTCCCGTCCCGGGGGTCCGTGACCGACCTGGGGAGACAGACGGacgcggtgcccctcactcccgacccacagcccctgccagcccagccctgcccccccagccctgccgatgcccctcactcccgacccgcagcccccccagctctgccggtgcccctcactcccgacccacagcccctgccagcccagccctgccccccagccctgccgatgcccctcactcccgacccgcagcccccccagccctgccggtgcccctcactcccgacccacagcccctgccagcccagccctgccccccagccctgccgatgccccccactcccgacccgcagccccctgccagcccagccctgccccccagctctgccggtgcccctcactcccgacctgcagcccccctgccagtccggccctgccccccccagctctgccggtgcccctcactcccgacccgcagcccccccagccctgccggtgcccctcactcccaacccacagcccctgccagcccagccctgccccccagccctgctggtgccccccactcccgacccacagcccccccaaccccggcccggcccccccagccctgctggtgcccctcgctcccgacccgcagcccctgccagcccagccccgccccccccagctctgccggtgcccctcgctcccgacccgcagcccctgccagcccggccctgccccccagccctgccggtgcccctcactcctgac
This window encodes:
- the LOC119566508 gene encoding LOW QUALITY PROTEIN: serine/threonine-protein kinase NLK2-like (The sequence of the model RefSeq protein was modified relative to this genomic sequence to represent the inferred CDS: deleted 1 base in 1 codon) gives rise to the protein MAFQGPNPALQTQLCSNVLGALTGLIQPPLAAGLGAPQKFYCPAGVQGGSPQQQHQPALAQTPPAPARMTVEPEPDRPIGYGAFGVVWSVTDPRDGKRVALKKMPNVFQNLVSCKRVFRELKMLCSFKHENVLSALDILQPPQIDCFEEIYVLTELMQSDLHKVIVSPQPLSAEHIKVFLYQILRGLKYLHSAGVLHRDIKPGNLLVNSNCVLKICDFGLARLEEPDEGQPMTQEVVTQYYRAPEILMGTPHYGAPVDLWAVGCIFAELLSRRVLFQAPSPIQQLDLITDLLGTPPPHALRSACEGARAHVLRGAHKPPALSVLHLLSGEATHEAVHLLCRLLVFDPARRISAREALAHPYLQEGRLRFHTTICRCCPRLASGRVYAPDLEPPAAPRFDDADERALRSVWQAKELVHSFILDQQKGTRVPLCINPNSAAFKTFIRSTAWHSSKVSKKDER